From one Erinaceus europaeus chromosome 4, mEriEur2.1, whole genome shotgun sequence genomic stretch:
- the LOC103127733 gene encoding putative olfactory receptor 2W6: METRNASYGTDFILLGFSDRPQLEHIISVFVFIFYLMTLVGNTTIILVSCLDTHLHTPMYFFLSNLSFLDLCYTTSIVPQMLVNLWGPKKSITYGGCVLQFFFALDLGATECLLLAVMAYDRYAAVCQPLHYTVIMHPQLCQKMVLASWLGGLGSALILCSLTLKLPRCGQREVDNFFCEMPALIKMACVYSKVIEIVVFTLGVVFLLVPLSLILISYGVITQAVMRIKSAGRWRKILNTCGSHLTVVTLFYGTLISMYMKPQNNSTSLDEGKFLTLFYTIITPSLNPLIYTLRNKDVKSAIKRILWVKKNK, translated from the coding sequence ATGGAAACAAGAAATGCAAGTTATGGAACAGATTTCATTCTCCTAGGATTTTCTGATAGACCCCAATTAGAACACATCATCTCTGTGTTTGTCTTCATTTTCTATCTGATGACTCTAGTAGGAAACACAACTATCATTCTTGTGTCCTGTCTAGACACTCACCTCCATACTCCCATGTATTTCTTCTTATCCAATTTGTCCTTTTTGGACCTCTGTTATACAACTAGCATTGTGCCCCAGATGCTGGTGAATCTTTGGGGCCCTAAAAAGTCCATTACTTATGGAGGCTGTGTGCTGCAATTCTTCTTTGCCCTTGACTTGGGAGCCACAGAATGTCTCCTCCTGGCTgtgatggcctatgaccgctatgcTGCTGTCTGCCAACCTCTTCACTACACAGTCATCATGCACCCTCAGCTCTGCCAGAAGATGGTGCTGGCCTCCTGGctaggtggtctgggaagtgccTTAATTCTTTGTTCCCTGACTTTGAAGTTGCCAAGATGTGGACAACGGGAAGTGGACAACTTTTTCTGTGAGATGCCAGCATTGATCAAAATGGCTTGTGTCTATTCAAAAGTAATTGAGATTGTTGTCTTTACTCTTGGAGTGGTGTTTCTTCTTGTACCTCTGTCACTCATTCTCATCTCATATGGAGTCATCACGCAAGCTGTCATGAGGATCAAGTCAGCAGGAAGATGGCGCAAGATCCTTAATACATGTGGTTCTCACCTCACAGTTGTAACTCTGTTTTATGGAACACTTATTTCTATGTACATGAAACCACAGAATAATAGCACCTCCTTAGATGAGGGGAAATTCCTTACACTCTTTTACACAATCATTACACCCAGCCTTAACCCTCTGATCTATACTTTAAGAAACAAAGATGTAAAGAGTGCAATAAAGAGAATATtgtgggttaaaaaaaacaagtag